One stretch of Roseovarius mucosus DNA includes these proteins:
- a CDS encoding FAD:protein FMN transferase, translating into MITTRRRFLSITAAALAAPSAAMAAQTAHWQGRAMGAPARLAIAGLSPDAARPVFAAIEAELERLEQIFSLFRPDSSLSWLNRSGRLVAPPPELLDVLLLADRLHHASGGVFDPTVLPLLEVGTFGHARAKVFGLIGWDKVYIDPREICFAKTGMALTLNGIAQGYINDKIADLMRARGLTDVMLDIGELQGIGQCPLHRPWQARIFATDGAYEDHIVLRNRAVSTTRPFGGLRPGGGDHVVCPDGHTPFHSIITVSAPRAAVADGLSTALALIPREETLAVVAQFPGARIEMIR; encoded by the coding sequence ATGATCACGACCCGCCGCCGTTTCCTCAGTATTACTGCTGCCGCTCTTGCGGCCCCCTCTGCCGCCATGGCTGCGCAAACTGCGCATTGGCAGGGTCGCGCCATGGGCGCACCGGCTCGCCTTGCCATTGCGGGTCTTTCCCCTGACGCGGCGCGCCCAGTCTTTGCGGCCATTGAGGCCGAGTTGGAGCGTCTTGAACAGATATTCAGCCTCTTTCGCCCCGACAGTTCCTTGAGCTGGCTCAACCGCTCTGGTCGTTTGGTCGCGCCCCCGCCCGAATTGCTCGACGTGCTGCTATTGGCGGACCGACTGCACCACGCATCGGGCGGAGTGTTTGATCCCACGGTTCTGCCTCTGCTTGAGGTCGGCACATTTGGACACGCGCGCGCCAAGGTTTTTGGGTTGATTGGCTGGGACAAGGTTTACATTGACCCGCGCGAAATCTGTTTTGCCAAGACAGGCATGGCGCTGACGCTGAATGGTATCGCTCAGGGCTATATCAACGACAAGATCGCCGACCTCATGCGTGCCCGTGGCTTGACGGATGTGATGCTTGATATTGGGGAATTGCAGGGTATTGGCCAGTGCCCCTTGCACAGACCTTGGCAGGCGCGGATCTTTGCCACGGACGGGGCCTATGAGGATCATATCGTCCTGCGCAACCGGGCTGTGTCTACAACGCGACCGTTTGGCGGGCTTCGCCCCGGTGGGGGGGATCACGTTGTTTGCCCCGACGGGCATACGCCTTTTCACTCCATCATCACAGTCTCAGCACCCAGAGCTGCTGTTGCGGATGGCCTGTCGACCGCGCTTGCGCTCATCCCGCGCGAAGAGACCCTTGCGGTCGTGGCGCAATTTCCGGGCGCACGCATCGAAATGATCCGCTGA
- a CDS encoding universal stress protein has protein sequence MYAHILVPVSFDQDRDSNAALRAARLLAGETGRISLLHVIEQVPGYAISYLPQGYVNEARKAIEVELAEIAASLPNASAHVVEGHSGRTILDWAEAHTPDCIVIASHRPGMQDLLLGSTAAKVVRHAACAVHVIR, from the coding sequence ATGTATGCACATATTCTGGTTCCCGTATCCTTTGATCAGGACCGCGATTCGAATGCAGCGCTACGTGCCGCGCGGCTTTTGGCGGGAGAGACGGGACGCATCAGCCTCTTGCATGTGATCGAGCAGGTACCGGGCTATGCAATTTCTTATCTGCCCCAAGGCTATGTGAACGAGGCGCGCAAGGCAATCGAGGTTGAACTGGCCGAAATCGCCGCCTCTTTGCCCAATGCCTCTGCCCATGTGGTAGAGGGGCATTCGGGGCGTACCATCCTCGACTGGGCCGAGGCCCACACTCCCGACTGTATCGTGATTGCCAGCCATCGGCCCGGTATGCAGGATCTTTTGCTGGGTTCTACTGCCGCCAAGGTGGTGCGCCATGCGGCCTGTGCGGTGCATGTAATCCGCTGA
- a CDS encoding VanZ family protein, translating to MTLAIGVTTLMPSTGGHSPLLGLDKLAHLVAFAALVIPITMAQPRSWALIWLVALSYGGLIEIVQPHFGRGAEWADFVADGLGAAMGIALALILRRRLPAFRQ from the coding sequence ATGACGCTTGCAATCGGCGTTACAACTCTGATGCCCTCCACTGGGGGGCACTCACCGCTTCTTGGGCTGGATAAGTTGGCGCATCTTGTGGCGTTTGCCGCTTTGGTTATTCCGATCACGATGGCGCAACCGCGGAGTTGGGCGCTGATTTGGCTTGTGGCTTTGTCTTATGGCGGCCTGATCGAGATTGTTCAGCCGCATTTCGGACGCGGAGCGGAATGGGCGGATTTCGTGGCGGACGGGCTGGGTGCCGCGATGGGAATCGCCTTGGCGCTTATACTGCGTCGACGTTTACCCGCCTTTCGGCAGTAG
- a CDS encoding antibiotic biosynthesis monooxygenase family protein, which translates to MPHITTDTDHQTVLTTFEVTPGTCQDLMDLLTAAYRDFISQQPGFIAAGLHVNDAQTRIANYSQWRARSDFQAMLRSDEMRARNREISALCKGFEPVMYDVVATFG; encoded by the coding sequence ATGCCCCATATCACCACCGACACCGACCATCAGACCGTGCTCACCACCTTTGAGGTGACGCCGGGCACCTGCCAGGATCTGATGGATTTGCTGACCGCCGCCTATCGTGACTTTATCTCGCAACAACCGGGATTCATTGCTGCGGGTCTGCATGTCAACGATGCCCAAACCCGTATCGCCAATTACTCGCAATGGCGCGCGCGCTCAGATTTTCAGGCGATGCTACGCAGTGATGAGATGCGCGCCCGCAATCGCGAAATCAGTGCACTCTGCAAAGGGTTCGAGCCGGTCATGTATGACGTGGTGGCAACCTTCGGATGA
- a CDS encoding DUF5665 domain-containing protein translates to MTQDNRPTDELTREVAALRRELQTLNAHRFIRVHNSVPRMLAFSLVRGLAAGLGTVLGATVLLSVMIWALSQIEFLPIIGDWAAQIAAQVRDMQN, encoded by the coding sequence ATGACGCAAGACAACAGGCCGACCGACGAGTTGACACGCGAGGTGGCAGCCCTGCGCCGCGAATTGCAGACGCTGAATGCACATCGCTTTATCCGTGTCCACAATTCCGTGCCGCGCATGTTGGCCTTCAGCTTGGTGCGGGGGCTTGCCGCCGGGCTTGGCACGGTGCTGGGGGCAACGGTGCTTTTGTCGGTGATGATCTGGGCCCTCAGCCAGATCGAGTTTTTGCCGATCATTGGCGATTGGGCGGCACAAATTGCGGCGCAGGTGCGCGACATGCAGAACTGA
- a CDS encoding zf-TFIIB domain-containing protein, with translation MQCPIDGTQLVLAERAGVEIDYCPQCRGVWLDRGELDKIIDRSASVPATAAPAYESRDQDDRGQRPRKKRGGFLEDLFDF, from the coding sequence ATGCAATGTCCAATCGACGGCACGCAACTGGTTCTGGCGGAACGCGCCGGGGTCGAGATCGACTATTGTCCACAGTGCCGGGGTGTCTGGTTGGACCGGGGCGAGTTGGACAAGATCATTGATCGCTCCGCCTCGGTGCCTGCGACTGCGGCCCCAGCGTACGAGTCGCGCGACCAAGACGATCGCGGACAACGCCCCCGCAAAAAGCGTGGCGGCTTTCTTGAGGATCTCTTCGACTTCTGA